In Leptolyngbya sp. NIES-2104, the genomic window CATCGAAGGACCAGAAAGATATTCTTCGAGAGATGTCGCAGCAGCATTTGCCAAAGCTTTACGAAAACCAATCAATGTTACCCTTGCAGAGCGAACCGTCTGGGAAATACTGACTGACCCCACATAATCAGACTACCTCACCTGACCCTTGCTAAAATTTGTTGCAACGTATTGATACTTTGCTCCACGGTTTGACCAGATGTATCGATGACAATGCGCTCTGTATCCCACCGTTCATACTTCCGGTTCACGACAGCGTTCCATGTTGGAAGCTCAAACCCAGCAATGTCTGTGGAGCGGTTTTCGACTCGATGCTGGTGTTCTACATTATCCGAGCAGACAATCTCAATTTCAACAAACGGCACATGGGTTTGCAGGGCAACTTCGCGCCAAGCAGTCCGGGTAATTGGCAAAGGGTTGACAGAATCGGCAACAACACTCAACCCTAGGCGAAGATTGTCTTCAGCTAGACGGTAAGCAATTCCGTAGCCTTCTGAGCCTGCAATCAGACTTCCGGTTTGGCGAAGTAGATGCTCAATCGTATCAATCCGTAGATAAACACACCGTCGATCGCGAGCGAGGAACTGTGAGAGTGTTGTTTTACCCGTTCCTGGTAATCCACCAAAGATATAAAGCATATTCCCTAACACTGCATTGCTCGACTCATACATTCCATTAAAGCAGCATCGATTTCCTGTTGATACATCTAGTTCAACGATCGCTCAATTAATTCCAGCGTCGCCACCCGTGAATTCCTTGATTGAAGAAGTAAGGAATTGGCTTTGCACGCCCGCACCAACCGAGTTGTGAGGACAGATAGCCTTTGACGATCGCTTGGGTAATTTCCCTTGCTCGAATCTTCAATATCAGAATTGATTTGTATCGTATTGATTCACTGTATCCTCAAACGCTTGGGGAGCAGTCGTAATTCTAAGCTTCTGAAAGTATTCTTTCGGCATAAATTTCTCTAGAATCGGCAGGCATTCATCCAAATCGTTTTTTCTGATGCCGAAGTTACCGCCTGAAAGTAACGAAAACCCAAAATCTGAGTAAAGCTTGATTGCCCGAAAACTAGAGGGCTGTGTATGGAGATAAACAGGATAATCACGCAGTTCCAATTTCTGCATAATCATTGAAAGCAAAGCTCTGCCAATCCCTTGCCCTTCGTAAGCTTTCAAGACTTTAAACCATTGAATCGTATTGAATTCGTTGTACGCCTTCCAACTTAAGCAAGTGGCGATGGGGTTATCTTGCTGGTCACAGACAAACAGAGTTTTGGCAAAGAAAAGTTCTTCCTTTCCGCCATAAGTCGTGGTGAAATAATCAGACATAAACCCCTCATATTCTTTTGCCAAATCAGCATCATCAAAGGGCATCGTTTTCCATAGGTCTAGCTCATCAGGTCTGCAACTTCTGATAGAGTAGCTAGCTGGCAATTCAATCAGAGCATTGCGATTCAATGTCTCGCACATCATAAAGATATTTTTGTCGGGTATTTCTTCTTCTTTCATTGCCCAGCGATTCAGCTAGAAATTAGGATTAACAGGTGGTTGGCATAGAATTAGGTAAAATTAAGCTGCCTAACCCTTCGTTGCACCCGAAGGGTTAGGCTTCGGGTTCGTGGCAAACTACTTCAATGTTGTGTCCGTCTGGACCATTGACATCCTCACCGGGCTAAAGCCACGGTGATTCCAAGAATCACTTCTTAGATCTTTCTGCTTCTTTCCATTACTGGAATGCTCGCAACTGCCATCAGACTTATGCCTTTCCGGTCTTACGTTCGCTCCACAGACTTTCACCGCAAGCCCTGCGGCAAGAATGTTTTGTGCCGCGTTGATATCTCGGTCATGGTGCATCCCACAGTTTGGGCAGTCCCACTCACGAATATTCAACGACAACTTTTCAACGATGTGCCCACAGTTGCCACATCGCTTAGAACTCGGAAACCAGCGGTCAATCTTGACCAACGTGCGACCATACCAATCGCACTTGTATTCGAGTTGTTTGACCAACTCTCCCCAACTTGCGTCACTGATAGAGAGGGCAAGTTTTCGGTTCTTCACCATGTTCTTCACAGCCAAATTCTCGACGGCGATGGTTTGGTTTTCACGCACCAATCGAGTCGTCAACTTGTGAAGAGAATCTTTTCTCGCATCAGTGATTTCCTGATGCACCTTTGCGACTTTGAGCCGCGCTTTGTGTCGATTGTTCGACCCTTTTTGTTTGCGGCTCAACGCCTTTTGAGCTTTTTTCAGCTTGCGGTGTTTCGCTCTAAAGCCTTTAGGGTTTGCAATCTTTTCACCCGTACTCAGAGCAACCAAGCTCGTTACACCCAAATCAACACAATCTCATTGGAGCATAGGGGCAATGGTTCAATCTCGACATCCACCAACAAGGAAACAGTCCATCTTCCAGCAGGCGAGAGCTTCACCGTAATCGTGGAAGGAATTGCGCCTTTTGGCAGTTCTCGACTCCAACGGATTGCAAGTGGTTCAGCGCATTTAGCAAGGAAAACTTGCCCATCTTTCCACTTGAATGCAGACTTGGTGAACTCTGCACTTCCGCCATTGCATTTTTTCTTGAAGGTGGGATATTTCGTCCATCAAAGAAGTTGGAGAACGCCTTCTGAAGATGTCTCAATCCCTGCTGCAAGGGAACACAGCTCACTTCATTGAGAAAATCCAAGTCTTCTTGCTTTTTCCATTGAGTCAGCATTGCAGAGCTTTCAATGTACCCGATTCGCTTGCTCTCACCGTACCAAGCTTCAGTTCTTGCAGCCAAAGCACGGTTATAGACCAAACGAGTACAGCCCATCGTGCGTCTCAGCAAAGATTCTTGCTCAGGCG contains:
- a CDS encoding AAA family ATPase; the protein is MYESSNAVLGNMLYIFGGLPGTGKTTLSQFLARDRRCVYLRIDTIEHLLRQTGSLIAGSEGYGIAYRLAEDNLRLGLSVVADSVNPLPITRTAWREVALQTHVPFVEIEIVCSDNVEHQHRVENRSTDIAGFELPTWNAVVNRKYERWDTERIVIDTSGQTVEQSINTLQQILARVR
- a CDS encoding GNAT family N-acetyltransferase, whose protein sequence is MKEEEIPDKNIFMMCETLNRNALIELPASYSIRSCRPDELDLWKTMPFDDADLAKEYEGFMSDYFTTTYGGKEELFFAKTLFVCDQQDNPIATCLSWKAYNEFNTIQWFKVLKAYEGQGIGRALLSMIMQKLELRDYPVYLHTQPSSFRAIKLYSDFGFSLLSGGNFGIRKNDLDECLPILEKFMPKEYFQKLRITTAPQAFEDTVNQYDTNQF
- a CDS encoding transposase, whose product is MGVTSLVALSTGEKIANPKGFRAKHRKLKKAQKALSRKQKGSNNRHKARLKVAKVHQEITDARKDSLHKLTTRLVRENQTIAVENLAVKNMVKNRKLALSISDASWGELVKQLEYKCDWYGRTLVKIDRWFPSSKRCGNCGHIVEKLSLNIREWDCPNCGMHHDRDINAAQNILAAGLAVKVCGANVRPERHKSDGSCEHSSNGKKQKDLRSDSWNHRGFSPVRMSMVQTDTTLK
- a CDS encoding helix-turn-helix domain-containing protein — translated: MTQKAFKYRFYPTPEQESLLRRTMGCTRLVYNRALAARTEAWYGESKRIGYIESSAMLTQWKKQEDLDFLNEVSCVPLQQGLRHLQKAFSNFFDGRNIPPSRKNAMAEVQSSPSLHSSGKMGKFSLLNALNHLQSVGVENCQKAQFLPRLR